In Halobaculum rubrum, the following are encoded in one genomic region:
- a CDS encoding cob(I)yrinic acid a,c-diamide adenosyltransferase, with the protein MTDTNAAPDDEERTADRDEERDGDPRARTPGKGVTPAARDIDASAPEEFGLVQTWWGDGKGKTTAALGMAFRAAGHGYRVHLLQFMKGGADSVEDVRGEYNAIAAIPGITYENSGHYGWHAMADGTDEDDHAARAAAGFERARELVDGWADADLTAPLPLDGDPEDGAHMLVLDEVVYAVNRGLVDPDDLLELVESKPDALELVLTGGHEEPEYLADASDLITNVRKVKHPFDEGHRARKGTEY; encoded by the coding sequence ATGACAGACACGAACGCCGCCCCCGACGACGAGGAACGTACCGCCGACCGAGACGAAGAACGCGACGGGGATCCTCGCGCCCGGACGCCCGGGAAAGGGGTTACTCCCGCCGCACGCGACATCGACGCGAGTGCGCCCGAGGAGTTCGGGCTGGTGCAGACGTGGTGGGGCGACGGGAAGGGCAAGACGACGGCCGCGTTGGGGATGGCGTTCCGTGCCGCCGGCCACGGCTACCGGGTGCACCTCCTCCAGTTCATGAAAGGCGGCGCCGACAGCGTCGAGGACGTCCGCGGCGAGTACAACGCCATCGCCGCGATCCCGGGGATCACCTACGAGAACTCCGGCCACTACGGCTGGCACGCGATGGCCGACGGCACCGACGAGGACGACCACGCCGCCCGCGCTGCTGCGGGGTTCGAGCGTGCCCGCGAACTGGTCGACGGCTGGGCGGACGCCGACCTGACCGCGCCGCTTCCGCTCGACGGCGACCCGGAGGACGGCGCGCACATGCTCGTCCTCGACGAGGTGGTGTACGCCGTCAACCGCGGGTTGGTCGACCCGGACGACCTGCTCGAACTGGTCGAGTCCAAACCCGACGCCCTCGAACTCGTCCTCACGGGCGGCCACGAGGAGCCCGAGTACCTCGCCGACGCCTCGGACCTGATCACGAACGTTCGCAAGGTGAAACACCCCTTCGACGAGGGCCACCGCGCCCGCAAGGGCACCGAGTACTGA
- a CDS encoding cobyric acid synthase, whose product MAGGERGSAEDGDGVLGDAAGRCDAGDGDRDHAATLLVAGTASHVGKSTVVAGLCRRLADAGVSVAPFKAQNMSNNARAALTADGDWGEIGVSQFVQARAARITPTTDTNPVLLKPRGEGESQLVIDGEAIGHYGAGTYYDEHWEISRGAARNAYDRLAADHDVIVAEGAGSIAEINLHDRDLANVETARFGDASILLLGDIERGGVFASLYGTLELLPGDLRGRVAATAITKFRGDASLLEPGIEELEARTGVPVAAVLPYDDPGLPEEDSVALPDEDTRAVVGDDDGVADAAAVTVAVPRLPRVSNFSDLDPLARTPGVRVAYVPLDADLADAHAVVLPGTKNTVDDLLALRDAGLDERLRAFDGPIVGVCGGYQLLGERITNAAMEGTGDADEVAGMGLLPVETRFREDKRVRETTVPADGAGPLADVTGTVSGYEIHMGRTEPVDDDGVETPLEPGSAAVGDVLGTYLHDVFATETVREAFVDAVFAHAGRERPAEPTAARDPYEAAAALVADLDVSALLGGDVHAISESNADR is encoded by the coding sequence ATGGCCGGGGGTGAGCGCGGGAGCGCGGAGGACGGCGACGGGGTTCTCGGGGACGCGGCCGGTCGCTGCGACGCCGGCGACGGTGACCGCGACCACGCCGCCACCCTCCTCGTCGCCGGCACGGCGAGCCACGTCGGCAAGAGCACCGTCGTGGCGGGGCTGTGCCGTCGCCTCGCCGACGCCGGCGTGTCGGTCGCGCCGTTCAAGGCGCAGAACATGAGCAACAACGCCCGCGCGGCGCTCACGGCCGACGGCGACTGGGGAGAGATCGGCGTCTCGCAGTTCGTGCAGGCTCGTGCGGCGAGGATCACGCCGACGACGGACACGAACCCCGTCCTGCTCAAGCCCCGCGGCGAGGGCGAGAGCCAGCTCGTGATCGACGGCGAAGCGATCGGCCACTACGGGGCCGGAACCTACTACGACGAGCACTGGGAGATCTCGCGGGGGGCCGCGCGCAATGCGTACGACCGACTCGCGGCCGACCACGACGTGATCGTCGCCGAGGGCGCCGGGTCGATCGCCGAGATCAACCTCCACGACCGCGACCTCGCGAACGTCGAGACCGCCCGGTTCGGGGACGCGTCCATCCTCCTGCTGGGCGACATCGAGCGCGGCGGCGTGTTCGCCAGCCTCTACGGCACGCTCGAACTGCTGCCCGGGGACCTCCGCGGGCGCGTCGCGGCGACGGCGATCACGAAGTTCCGCGGCGACGCCTCCCTCCTCGAACCGGGGATCGAGGAGCTGGAGGCGCGGACGGGCGTGCCCGTCGCGGCGGTGCTCCCGTACGACGACCCCGGGCTTCCCGAGGAGGACAGCGTCGCCCTCCCCGACGAGGACACCCGGGCGGTCGTCGGCGACGACGACGGCGTCGCCGACGCGGCCGCGGTGACGGTCGCGGTGCCGCGCCTCCCGCGAGTGTCGAACTTCTCCGACCTGGACCCGCTCGCGCGCACGCCTGGCGTCCGGGTCGCGTACGTCCCTCTCGACGCCGACCTCGCGGACGCCCACGCGGTTGTGCTCCCGGGCACGAAGAACACCGTCGACGACCTGCTGGCGCTGCGGGATGCGGGCCTCGACGAGCGACTCCGGGCGTTCGACGGCCCGATCGTCGGGGTCTGCGGCGGCTACCAGCTGCTCGGCGAGCGGATCACGAACGCGGCCATGGAGGGAACCGGCGACGCCGACGAGGTCGCCGGGATGGGCCTGCTCCCGGTCGAGACGCGCTTTCGCGAGGACAAGCGCGTCCGGGAGACGACCGTCCCGGCCGACGGCGCCGGCCCGCTCGCGGACGTGACCGGGACGGTGTCGGGCTACGAGATCCACATGGGACGGACGGAGCCCGTGGACGATGACGGCGTCGAGACGCCGCTTGAGCCGGGGAGCGCCGCCGTCGGCGACGTGCTCGGCACGTACCTCCACGACGTGTTCGCGACCGAGACCGTTCGGGAGGCGTTCGTCGACGCCGTCTTCGCCCACGCGGGTCGCGAGCGTCCCGCCGAGCCCACCGCCGCGCGCGACCCGTACGAGGCCGCCGCGGCGCTCGTCGCCGACCTCGACGTGTCGGCCCTGCTCGGCGGCGACGTGCACGCGATCTCGGAGTCGAACGCGGACCGGTAG